The genomic DNA TCTGGGCAGTCATAATATTTCTCACGTTCATCCTGCAGGCCAGCTTTTCGCTGTTTGATGTCACCCCGAATCTCACGGTCATTCTGGCGTTTTATGCGGGGATCAGGAAGGGAGAGGTCAGGGGATTGCTGATTGGCGCGCTCATCGGCATTATCGAGGACAGTCTTTCCGGCGCGTTTCTCGGGCTGAATCTCCTGAGCAAAGGGCTGGTGGGATATTTTTCCTCTCTCATGTACAGCAGATATTTCATCTGGACTCCTTTGCTCGGAATCATCAGTATCATGGCATTTACCCTGATTGACAGTTTCCTTGTGTTTGCATCAAGAAGCATATTCGAGAGAATGCCGGGCACGCCGGGCTCCGCGGTATTCATCTTCCTCATACAGGCAATCATGAATGCCTTATTCGGGCTCCTGATAAAACCGGCAAAAAAAGAATGAGGGAACCACTGCATGAAGAACGGCTCTGAAAAAATATCGCTTATCAGCTATCTCGTGATCATAGCCTTTCTTCTGCTCGTGATGAGGTTGTGGCAACTGCAGATACTGCAGGGAGACGAGTACAGAAAGCTTTCAGAAGCCAACAGGCTGCGGATCATAAGCGTACCTGCCCCCCGCGGCATCATCTTCGACAGGAATGGGATACCGCTCGTGAAAAATGCCCCATACTATTTCGCATCAATAATCCCGGACCAGTTTGACAGAAACAGGATTGACCAGCTGGCAGCGGTCATTGCGATCCCGGCCGCGGAGATCACAGACAAGCTGGACAGAATGGAAGCGAGCCCGTTTGTCCCGATACGATTAAAAGAGGAGCTGTCCGTCCGCGAAATCGCATTTATCGAAGCGAGACGTTCAGACTTCCCCGGTCTTTTCATAGAAGTGCAGGTCAACAGGGAATACATGTTCGGAAATGTCGGTGCACATCTCATGGGATATCTGGGGAAAATAAGTCCTTCACAGGCAAAAGATCCGTCATACAGGAATATCCCCCCTGATATGTTCATAGGGCAATGGGGCATCGAAAAGCTTTTTGACAGTGTCCTCAGGGGGGCTCCCGGCAGAAGGATAATCGAGGTGAATGCACTCGGCAGGGAAATACGGCTGCTTGAGGAGGACCCGCCGGAAAAAGGGAATGATATCACCCTCAGCATCGATATCAATCTACAGAAGGGCGCTGAAAAAGCATTCGGGGACAGGGCAGGCGCACTTGTAGCCATTCAGCCCGATACCGGAGAGATACTCGGACTGGTCAGCAAACCTTCATTCGACCCGAACCTTTTCACGCGGGGGATACGCCAGGAGGACTGGACCGCTCTGGCAACCGACAAGAAATTTCCGCTTCTCAACAGGGCTCTCCAGAGCCAGTACCCTCCCGGCTCGACATTTAAAATCGTTACGGCAATCGCAGGGCTGGAGGAGGGGGTCATCACTCCCGACACGAAAGTGGACTGCAGGGGGAGCGTTTCTTTCGGCAAATGGCGTTTCGGCTGCTGGCGGAGGCAGGGCCACGGAGTGGTTTCTCTCCACAGGGCTATTGTCGAATCGTGTGATGTATATTTTTATGAGGTCGGCAAGCGTCTCGGGATAGACAGGATTCACGATTACGCGGTAAACCTCGGCCTTGGGAAAAAGTCAGGCATCGAGCTCGGCCTGGAAAAGAGCGGGCTGATACCGGACACCGCGTGGAAACTCGAACACAAAAAGACCCCCTGGTTTCTCGGTGAGACCTTCATCGCAGCAATCGGTCAGGGATATGTGTCGGTCACCCCGATCCAGCTCGCAATGATGACAGGTGCCGTCGCAAACGGGGGAATGCTCTACAAACCGGCTCTCATAAAAGACGCCCGGCCGGTAATCCTGCAAAACTTCAGCATCTCGAAACACCATCTTGAATCAGTAATAAAAGGGCTTTCCGGTGTGGTGAACGAGCCGTCAGGAACGGGGTGGGCTGCAAAATCCGAGATCACCGACACGGCAGGGAAGACCGGCACCGCACAGGTGGTAGCGATGAGAGGGGGAAAGCAATATGCCGGCGAACGGTTCAGAGACCATGCCTGGTTTGTCGCCTTTGCACCCGTGGATAGCCCGGAGGTCGCCATGGCTGTGCTCGTAGAGCATGGAGGGCATGGCGGCGCCGCTGCTGCACCCATCGCACGCATTGCGATCGAGGAATACATGAAATCACTCCGTTCCCTTGACCATTCAATACAGAGATAAATTATAATACCCAATGGGAATATTACAGTGCATCGGAAATACACCGATCTCCTCAATAGAGACAAATCCTAACCCCAAGGTAAAACTCTACGCAAAACTCGAAGGAAACAACCCCGGAGGCTCTGTGAAAGACCGTATCGCCCTTTACATGATAGAGGCTGCAGAGAAGGACGGAAGGCTCACGAGGGATAAAATAATACTCGAGGCGACCTCTGGGAATACAGGGATCGGGCTCGCCATGGTTGCCTCAGCCAAAAGGTACCGTGTGAAGCTCACCATGCCTGCATGTGTCAGCATCGAGAGGAGGCGGATACTCGAAGCATTCGGTGCAGAACTGATTCTGAGCCCGCCTGACGAGGCTACGGACGGCGCGATACGGCTGGCGCACAAGATACTGGCCGAGGCTCCTGACCGGTATTTCATGCCAAACCAGTTCGACAACGAAGCCAATATCATGGCTCATTACGAAACCACCGGCAGGGAAATCTACGAACAGACCGGCGGAGAAATTACCCACTTTGTTGCCGGAATGGGAACTACAGGAACGCTGATGGGAGTGAGCAGAAGGCTCAAGGAATACCGCGAGGATATCCGGATAATCGGCGTCGAACCCATTCTGCATCACAGGATACAGGGGCTGAAGAATATGACGGAATCGATCAGGCCGAAGATATTCGATCCCGCACAGCTTGACGAGAAATATTTCGTCAACGATGAAGAAGCATTTGACACCACGAGAATGCTCGCAGTGAAAGAGGGGATATTTGCAGGCATGTCAAGCGGCGCGGCAATGCACATTGCCCTCAGGAAATCCAGTGAGATTAGGGAAGGAGTCATCGTCGTCCTCCTTCCTGACAGAGGCGACCGTTACCTCTCCACATCGCTCTTTACGTCTGTCTGCGCAAAGTGTCCTCCCTAAAAGACCCGGTACAGGCAAAGGCTGATGCATGTGATATCCGTCCATATTTTTTGTGCACAGGGCCTTTCCTGAACCAGGGTGCCGAATGAATGTATGCTGAAAATAGACCGCAGGCTCATTCAGAATTTTGACTGGATCACCCTCGCGGTCACGATCCTCATAGCCCTCATAGGGATCATGACCATCTACAGCGCAACACGCCCCCTCGCAGAAGGAGAGCATCCGGTTTTCTATCTGAAGCAGATTTCATGGCTCGTCCTCGGAATCGTCGCCCTGTTCTTCATTACGAGCATTGATTATATCTGGTTCAGTAGATTCTCCCTTCCCTTCTATATCATGGGGGTTATCCTTTTACTCGCAGTCTTTATCTTCGGAAGGACAGGCATGGGAGCCCAGCGATGGCTGAGTCTTGGCCCCGTCTCTTTCCAGCCTTCAGAATTCTTCAAGCTGGTGTATATCGTCATGCTCTCGCAGTACCTCAGCACAGTCAGAAACCCTATCGATGCGCTCTCACTCCTGAGGATATTTTTTGTCATCACCCTGTTTCCTTTCATTCTCCTTGTGAAACAGCCTGATCTCGGTACCGCGCTGATTGTTCTTGCCATCTTTACTTCACTCATCATCGCCCGCGGTCTCTCGAAAAAGGTGATAATACTTTTGGTCCTGATAGGGCTCATATCCCTGCCGTTTCTCGGGAACATATTCTGGGGAGGGCTCAAGGACTACCAGAAAAGCAGAATTGTCGCCTTTATCGAACCTGAGGTGGACCCGACCGGCATCGGCTACCACCTGAATCAGTCGAAGATCACGGTCGGATCAGGCAAGCTTGTCGGAAAGGGCTACCTGCAGGGGACACAGGGACCGTTCAGGTTCCTGCCTGAAAAACATACGGACTTCATCTTCGCAGTCTTTGCCGAAGAATGGGGGTTCTTCGGAAGCGTGCTCCTTTTCTTCTTCTATCTCGTTTTGATCCTGAGGGGCCTTGATACCGCAAGGAAGGCAAAAGATGATTTCGGCCGGCTTCTCGCCATCGGCATCACCTCAATGTTCCTCATCTACTTTTCGGTCAACGTGGGAATGACACTCGGGCTGATGCCGGTTGTCGGAGTTCCGCTGCCGTTCATGAGCTACGGAGGAACCGCGCTCCTTTCGAACATGCTGGCGGCAGGCATTCTTATCAACATCAGAACCCGCCGCTTTGAACTCTTCCATTAAAGAGTTTCCTTTTGTTATAATTTTTATCTGCCTTGCGGTTATTTCTGTCCTTTTGTCCGTTCAAAGGCGGTGTAGCTCAGTTGGTTAGAGCATGCGGCTCATATCCGCAGTGTCCGGGGTTCAAATCCCTGCACCGCCACCACACTTTTTAAGTGCTCCATATGGCGTTGTCAGAAGCAGATGGTAATGGTTTCCCATGATGCAGTAGGCATAGAGGTCTATCCTGTATTTCTTGACTGCGATTTACAGTGTTTCGAGGAAGTATTCTTTGTCCTGATCCTCTGCGAAGATGTGTTCTCCCCTGTTGCCCCGCGATATGATGTGATATGCCGCGCCTTCATACTCTATCCTCAGGGGTCTTGCCATGAGGTCAATTATAAGAACCTATCGTCATATTCATGTAGGGTCAAGGAATGGCGAGTTGCTTTAGGATGCGCCTTGGCCGTGTCCGCCGTTTCCAGTTTCGTGCCCGTTTAGGTTATCCATAACACTTTTCCATCCCCTGCCTCATCAAACCGTACGTGAGGTTTTCCCTCATACGGCTTTCCTGTTCTCTTCGCAGCAAGGCATATTACCTATCGCGCCGAAGCCGCTTTCAGGCTGATATACTCAATCCGGTAGTCATAAAACAAACCCCATTTCTGATATATATCTTCCTTACTCCACCGCTGCCAGCCGAAGCCCTTCAGTTTCTTCCGCCTCATGACAAACTTCCTCACCCTCTTTTCTATGTAGTTTCTGACTTTACAGAAGGTACGGTGGCTGTTGCCCATCCTGAAATAATTCACCCAGCCACGTATTACTGCATTGACAGTGCTAATCACTTCGTTCAAGGGTTTAGCCCAGCTTGCCTTGAGCGCCGCTTTTATTCTCTTGCCGATTTCCTTGACCTTCTTTTTCCGGGGTGTCTTGCTGACATAGACTTTTCCTTCACGGTTCTTGTTCAACCGAAAGTCGAACCCAAGAAAGCTGAAGCAGCCTCCTTCTTTGAGGTTGACCACTTTCGTCTTTTCCTGGTTCATCTGCACTTGCAGTTTATCGAGTTCTTCACTCAACCGCCTCTGTACAGTACTCAACAGCCGGTCTTCATTAGGATGCCCGTGAACAAGTATTACCATCTCATCCGCACTCCGTATAAAAGCAAGATTGTCGTACCCTTTGCGCCGGGTTACGTCCCGCGCCCGTTCCATCATCTCATCCACATCGTTAAGGTAAAGGTTCGACAGCAATGGCGATATGATTCCACCCTGCGGCACTCCCTTCTTCCCATTTGCTTTGAGTATGAGTTTCAGAAGATGCATGATGTCGTCATCCTGCACCCTGCGGGCAACTTTCTCCAACAAGATATGATGTCTTATGTTGTCGAAGTATCCGCTCAGGTCTACGTCTACTACCCTTGTCAGCCCATGCAGTACTCCGGCAGTCACTTTGTCGATTGCCTGATGTGCATGCCGCTTCGGTCAGTAGCCGTATGAACAATCCTTGAAGTCAGCCTCAAATATCGGTTTGAGTATGAGCTTCAGCGCTCCTTGTACAACACGATCCTTTACAGTCGGTATCCCGAGGGTGCGGCTCTTTCCGTTTCCCTTCGGGATCTCTACCCGTCTGTTCGGCATCGGGCTGTATGTCCGGTTCAGGAGTTCCTGTCTTATCCCTTCCAAAAATCCTTCAACGCCCTCTGCTTCGATATCTGCAAAACTCTTTCCATCGATTCCGGGCGCTCCATCGTTGGCCTTTGCCAGCCGATAGGATTCTTCAAGGATTTCTTGCTTGCAGATATGACAGTAAAGTCCCCAAAACCTCCAGTGCTTCTCGGTCTTCGCCTTCCTGTATATCTTTCTTCTCAGTTCCTGCAGTCCCATGGAAGCCTTTGTCATTCTTCCCTGCCTTACCTATGTTGAAAGATTTAAGATACAGCAGAGCCCCTTTGCTCCGACAAGGTTGTGTTGTCCTTGCCATCGTCGCTCCTACGGACTCATCCGTCACCCTCTCGTCTGTCGGCACACTTCGTCGTGCAACTTATAGCGCCTACTCTTGCTCCCGATATTTCTGTCAGGGACGAGGAGGGTTTCCCCAGTTGACAGCGCTTCTTTCTATCCGTGTCGCCGCTGATACCCCGCCACCGTTCTTTTACCTGATAGCTGTTGTAGGTAAAAGAATGTTGCCTTCACCAATTATTGACAGGTTCGGCCAGTGGTACTCGTCTTTTACGAGGCTACATCTACGTTCACGTTAGTTACGACCCGGATATTTGCTCATCCCGCTATACGGAACTTTGTCGATGGGCTTCAGACGACAACGTTTCCATCACCCCCTGCCATCCAAGCTACATGGCCTCCGGCTTTTGCCATGACGGGACTCTCACCCGTTAGAGCGCGCTACCCTTCGCTGGGCACGCCACGATTCAAGGGCTGACCCCAGAGGTTTTATTGATGAGACCATGTGAAGCACGGGATATTGCACACCCGGTCTTTCCTCGTCTCCCTTTTGTCCGATCTTCCGTCAACTGCACCGTCTCCTGCATGCAGGAACAGATCGGCAAAGCCCTCAGGATTCTCCCCAGTATGTCCTGAAGCCCGGGTGGATCAGCGCATACCCGATGCCGATGAGCATCCAGAACATCTGTCCCGGCCATCCATGATACATGTAGTCGAAAGTATTCAGGCACAGGAAACCGGCAAAGGAAGCGAATATCCCGGAAATGATCAGTCTTTTTTCCAGGATCGTTTCAGTCCTGACCGCCCGGACAAAGTCTTTCATGATAATGCCAAGCATGGCGAGAAGAAGCAGCAGTCCCGGCACACCGTTCTCAACCGCGGTGTTGAGAAAAAGATTATGTGAATGCTTGACATATATGCCGGGGTAATACTTCTCAAAGGTTCCCTTTCCGTATCCGATGCCGGTCAGCGGATAGCTGCGGATTATTTCGGCAGAACGGATGATCGCGTCAATCCTCGGCTGCTCACTTCCCCGTTTGAACAAAGTCGGAGAAATAACCGATTTGTATGACAGCACAACGCCCGCCAGAGATACGGTGAGGACGGCCGCGAGGATCAGCATCCGGTACTTCTTCAAAAAGATAAATACAAGGATCAGGAGCTCGATCATGACCGCAATCCATGCTCCCCGCGTAAAGGTAAAAAACAGGGCAGCCAACGAGACCGGTATGCTGAAAAGAATGATGCGCCTCAGCCAGCCATCAAAAGAAAAGCCAAGCACGGTAACCACAGGCAGCGCAAGGACAAGGAATGTTGACAGCCGGTAGAATGCACCGGTGAACCCGTGAACCCTGTTCACAAAGAAATCGGGCGAAAGGTAAAATTGATAGCATGCATACAGAGACATGAGCACAGCAGAAAAAATCATGGGATAGAGCAGACCTTTCACTTTCCCCGGGAGAAATTCCCTCAGGCTGTAGTATGCAAAAAAATAGAGAAGGTACTGTTTGGACATTTTGGTCAGGACTTCCTCCAGGCTGTATGCCGGGTCTATTGCCTGCACCAGTCCGAAGAGCGCCCAGCAGAAAGAGACCGCCATCAACGCATGCAGCATGCTGTCCGGCGAAGAGGGTATGGGACCCTTCGCGCGGTTCGCGACCCGGTCTGCAATAAACGCGCCTGCCAGAAGGAAAAAAAGAATCTCCTTTATCGTGGTCATGCCGTTGAAAGGAAGAAGAAACAGAAGGCCGGACAGGCATATCACCTCGGTTGTCCTGAAATATGGAACTATTCGTGCGCTCATGCCCTGATCCGTCCGCTTACCGGTTATTCAGTACTGATTCATACAGCTCGGTCAGTTTTTTAATCATGACATCAGCCGTGAATTCCTCTTCAATCCTTGTGCGTCCATTAGCCCCGAGATTTTTTTTCAGGTCGTTGTCCAGGTAACTGATTTCGATCATTGCAGCAGCCAGTGATCTGACATCTTTCGGCTTGACAAGTTTACCACATTTGCAGTTCCCGAACACTTCGGGAATCCCTCCCACTTCAGAGGCAATGATCGGCAGCCCCGATGCCATCGCTTCAAGCAGTGCGATGGAAAGCCCCTCTGCAAGAGAGGGAAGCACGAATATGTCAAAGGCTCTCAGCATCTCGAAGACATTGTTTCTGTATCCTGTAAACAGTACCCTTGAAGCTACACCAAGATTCGCAGCCTTTTTTTGCAGTTCCCCGAATAACGGCCCGTTTCCTGTAATGACAAGGCGTGCGTTTGGAATTCTTTCCTTCACAAGGGCAAATGCTTCAATCAGATATGATTGTCCCTTTGTTGCGACAAGCCTTCCCACCGTGCCGAAGACAAACTCATCCTCTGCAAGGCCGAGTTGTGCACGGGATTCCCCTTTGCTGATCCGTATGCTGTCGATTGTGGAAAGATCAATGCAGTTCTTCACCGTAATCACCTTATACGGGTCCAGTCCCCAGTTGTTTTTGATAACATCTTTTCGCACGCTTTCAGAAACGGCAACGATTTTTTTCACGCCGCGCAAAAGGAACCAGTTTGTGAGTTTTCGCTTCCATGAACGGGTCCGGGCAAGACCATGGACGTGAGCGATTACAGAGATATTTCCGGAAACAAGCGCTGCCAGTGAACCGTAAATGGTGGGTTTATGTTTCTGGCAGTGGATTATGTCAATATTTTTTCGTCTGAGGATTCCGGAAAGTTTTGTGATGACAAAAGGATTAAAGACCTCCAGAGACTTCTTGCTGAACCCGAGATGGATAACCTCATACCCGAGATCGGTCAGGGTATTGTGATATCCGTGGTCTTCTCCGAGATAGCAGACAATATGGATAAACCGGCGGTTATCCACTCCCCGCACAAAGTTTATGAAAACAGGGAGATTTCTCTCAAATGCTTTTCTGAGGTGGAGGATGCAGTATTTCCCCTCTCTCATGGGGTTATCTCCGAACCTTGCGCACATGTCGTTTTCTGGTCATCCGGATAATTTCATGGATCAGGCCTCTCTTGCGGGAAAGAAGTCCCGGATTTTCCATGACATAGGCATTGAAAAACCTTAACCTGTCGGTTCTCGTAATATGCGGCAGGAGCACCATATTAAGCTGCACGAGATTCTTCAGTCTTTCCCTTTCGGGAATGGTCAGGTACGCCCGGGTCCTTTCATTGTCAATAAAGAAAAACTCCGCCGCAGAACCGGTGCCGCTGATGATGATATTGCCGACTCTCAGGTCTCCGTGACAGATACCCATTCCGTGGAGGCGTCCGATTGCATGGCCTGCGGCTTCAAGAAGGGACCGCTTCTCCGCCACTATCTGCGCCGTGACCGGCAGCGGGAAATGCGCCTGAAAATACTGATATGTCCTTTCTCCGGGGACTCCCTTGGTGATCAGGAAATTTCTCCGGACAAGACAGCAGGTCTTTTCAATGCCGTGGGCAACCGGAACAGGCGTCAGAAAACCCTTTTCGAGGAGCATCCATCCTGCCCTGTATGCGCGCTGACTCCTGGCAACCCCCAGAAGTTTCATCAGTTTGTCCTTTATTCCTCTGTTCAGGTACTCTTTAAAATAGAAGAATTCCCCGGTCTCCGGGTGCTGAAACCTCAGGACATTCGAAAACTGGGAACTTTTCATCTGCATGCCCTCCTTCCGGCTGAGAAGAAAGGGTATCTTCTCCTGAAGCCAATCTCTGTCACACTTCTCTGCAAAAAGGATACTCAGTGATGCGCCTTTTCCCGGCGTCATTTTTACCATCTCGCCGGCAGCGCTATTTTTTCCGGTAGTCTGCATGAACCGACAAGAAGAAAGCAGAGAGCTTCTCTGCCCTTTTCTCCCAGCTGAATTCATCGGCTGATGTATACGCGCCGATTGCAAGAGATTCTGCAAGGGCACGGTTATCCAGCACAAGGGAAATCTTTTCCGCAAGATCTTTGGGATCCTCCGGTCTGGCAAGGATTGCATCCCTGCCTTCCGTGACTTCCTCCCGGACCGACGGCAGGTCAACAGCGACGATAGGTTTTCCCATTGCCATGTATTCATACAATTTTGTATGCGCAGCATACCGCCTTTTCCCCCTGTCCAGTGCGCAGATAACCATCACGTCCGACTTCATGGCTTTTTCCATTGCCATGCGCGGACTGACAAAGCCGTGAAAATCGACTCTTTCTGCAACGTGAATCTCGGCCGCAAGCATTCTCAGCCTGCGCAGATCCTTTTCGCCGCCGCCGATAATACTCAGCCGCGCTTCGGGTATATATCTCAGTGCCTCGATGAGGATATCAGCACCCTGCATCGGATACAGCTGCCCGATGTAACCAATGATGCGCTGAGCAGACTGCGCATGCCGAAACGGGATTTTTTCGGCTGCCAGGGGAACCTTTGCAACCGGTATCCCCTCAATCCCGTAGGTCTCCCTGAGGATATCCGCGAACGTATTCAGAAGGACAACAATGCCGTCTGCCCTGCGGAATACATAGTGTTCGTTCGGGTCCTTTTCGGGGCAGGTGTCATAGAATTTCTTTATCTTCATATCATGCACTTCAATGACAAAGGGCAAATTCAGAAGTTTTTTGAATCTCAGAAGGAAACGGGCAAGCTTGATCTCCCTCAGGTAAATGATATCAGGAGCCTGCGCGCCTTTTTTGAGAGACAGGATTTTCAGGAGAGAGAAATAATTGAAGATGGCATGCCAGGAAAAAGGCTTTCCTCTCAGCATCGGAACCTGCACAATTTCCATTTCAGGGACAGGCGCTATCCCGTAATAGGAAAAAATGTCGTCATGTCCTGCGGGTCTTCCGGTGATGATCTTTACCCTGTGACCAGCCCGTGCAAGGGCATAACACGTTCTCATGATAACAATATCATGAGCCTTCCCTCCCATAAGACGCTGATTGTGAAGATAAATGATGGATAAAGGCTGTTGTAATCCTATTTTCATAGAATCGGGTTCGCAGGCAGTACTGCGTGTATAGCCTGATTTGAACGGTTCAATTATACTATAAAGGATATTGTATTTGCATAATCACGCGTTTTTTATCCATAATGGAGAGTTCATGAGCGAAACTCTCTCAGTAAGATACGGGATATTGTGTTACCGGTTTTCATAAGCGGACATCCCCGGAGCGGCACGACCCTGCTGGGGGCGATGCTGGGGGCTCATCCCCGGTGTATCTGCACGCCGGAGTCCCCTTTCAAGGCGCGGGTCTTCCGGAACTTGGGGAAGAAAGGGAGTGCGAAAATTGACATTGCCACCGCCTTCGCCATGATCAGGAACAGCTGGAGATTCAGGGTATGGAACCTTGAAATACCCCCCCCTGTTCCGGGCCCTGAGGTCGGTTCTTATCCTGACCTCATACTCTGGCTTGTGAAGGGCTATGCAGAAAAAGCGGGCAAGCCGGACGCTCATGTCTGGATTGACCATACCCCCGCGAATATTGAGCATGCGGATATCCTTACCGGGCTTTTTCCTGATGCAAAATTCCTGCACATCGTTAGGGACGGAAGGGCAGTTGCAGCCTCTATTATGCGCCTGGACTGGGGTGCAAATACCATAGACAGGGCCGCTGTTTCCTGGGTCAGAAAGGTCTCTCACTACCTTGCGGCGGAATCTGTCCTGGGACATGAACGGATCATGCAGGTGAAATATGAGAAACTGATCCGGCAGCCTGAACAGACCCTCACAGATATATGCCGGTTTGCCGGCATTGACTTTCAGGACGGGATGCTCAGGGGGACCGGATTCAAGGTGCCGGCGTATACCGCATCACAGCACTCACTCCTCGGCAAAGCGCCTGAGGTCGAAAGGATACACGCATGGGAAAAAGATTTGACGCCGAGGCAGGTCGAGATATTTGAGAGTATCGGGGGGAACCTGCTCCAGTCACTCGGATATTCCCTGCGATACGGAACGGCCGCAAGAAAAATGAACATCGCGGAGCACGTTGTCTCCGGCATCGAGGAGACCATCCGGGGGAAAATAGTCAACAAACTCAAGCGCCGCAGGAGGATCAGGAAGGGGATTGCCTGAACTCCCGCAAGATGGCGACATCATACTGCATGAAAGGAGGCTTCCCGTAACAGAGATATGGAGAATACGACACACAATACCATCACACACAAAAGCAAGGTAACCAGAGAAGACAGATGGAAACTGAACAGACACCGTTCTTCCCTTGTCTGGATCACCGGGCTGCCCGGTTCCGGAAAATCGACCATTGCACATGAGCTTGAGCACAGGCTCATGCAGGAAGGCGTGAGGACATTTGTGCTTGACGGCGATAATGTCAGACAGGGCCTGTGCAGAGACCTGGGGTTTTCGGCTTCTGACCGGAAGGAGAACCTCAGGAGGATCGGGGAAGTCGGAAAACTGTTTGCGGATGCAGGGATACTGACGATAGCTGCATTTGCCTCACCCTACAGGGCCGACAGGCTGATGGTAAGACGGATGTTCGGGGAAGGTGACTACATTGAGGTGTATCTGAAATGCCGCCTTGAGGTATGCGAGTCGAGAGACCCCAAGGGAATGTACCGGAAAGCCCGCTGCGGTGAGATTCAAAACTTTACCGGGGTATCAGACCCCTATGAACCACCGGAGAACCCGGAGATACTCCTTGAGACGGATACGCTGAGTGTGGGGGAGAGCGTAGCCAGAATACTGCATTTCCTGCAAGAGAAGGAACTGATACGCTGACCCCGCTAAGAAAATGCGTTGTACAGTTCCCTGTATGTGGCATTTTTTTCGATCAGGTCTTCATGCCTGCCGATGTCCGCTATTTCCCCCTTATCAAGGATCAGGATTCTGTCCGCGTGCCTGATTGTGGACAGCCTGTGTGCAATGACTATAGTTGTCCTGCCCTTCATGAGCATATCGAGCGCCTTCTGAACGAGGGCCTCCGAAACCGAATCGAGCGAGGACGTTGCTTCGTCAAGGATGAGGATCGGGGGGTTCTTCAGGATTGCCCTTGCGATCGCAATCCTCTGCCGCTGGCCGCCTGAAAGCTTCAGCCCTCTATCCCCGATAACAGTATTGTATTTTTCAGGCAGTTCCCGGATAAATTCGTCTGCGTATGCCATTTTCGCGGCATACAGTATTTCTTCTTCTGACGCTCCCTGTCTGCCGAACGCAATATTTTCCTTTACCGTGTCATTGAAGAGGATAACGTCCTGGCTCACGATGCCTATCTGTTCCCTGAGAGAACGGAGTTCGATTTCTTCGATATTTATCCCGTCTATCTTCAGCACACCGCCTGAGGGACTGTGAAATTTCGGGATCAGATCAACCATGGTTGACTTGCCCACACCGCTCCGTCCGACGATTGCAATGATCTCTCCCCTGTGTATTTCCAGATTCACCCCTGTCAGCACCGGGATA from Nitrospirota bacterium includes the following:
- a CDS encoding glycosyltransferase, translated to MREGKYCILHLRKAFERNLPVFINFVRGVDNRRFIHIVCYLGEDHGYHNTLTDLGYEVIHLGFSKKSLEVFNPFVITKLSGILRRKNIDIIHCQKHKPTIYGSLAALVSGNISVIAHVHGLARTRSWKRKLTNWFLLRGVKKIVAVSESVRKDVIKNNWGLDPYKVITVKNCIDLSTIDSIRISKGESRAQLGLAEDEFVFGTVGRLVATKGQSYLIEAFALVKERIPNARLVITGNGPLFGELQKKAANLGVASRVLFTGYRNNVFEMLRAFDIFVLPSLAEGLSIALLEAMASGLPIIASEVGGIPEVFGNCKCGKLVKPKDVRSLAAAMIEISYLDNDLKKNLGANGRTRIEEEFTADVMIKKLTELYESVLNNR
- a CDS encoding lipopolysaccharide kinase InaA family protein → MQTTGKNSAAGEMVKMTPGKGASLSILFAEKCDRDWLQEKIPFLLSRKEGMQMKSSQFSNVLRFQHPETGEFFYFKEYLNRGIKDKLMKLLGVARSQRAYRAGWMLLEKGFLTPVPVAHGIEKTCCLVRRNFLITKGVPGERTYQYFQAHFPLPVTAQIVAEKRSLLEAAGHAIGRLHGMGICHGDLRVGNIIISGTGSAAEFFFIDNERTRAYLTIPERERLKNLVQLNMVLLPHITRTDRLRFFNAYVMENPGLLSRKRGLIHEIIRMTRKRHVRKVRR
- the cysC gene encoding adenylyl-sulfate kinase, coding for MENTTHNTITHKSKVTREDRWKLNRHRSSLVWITGLPGSGKSTIAHELEHRLMQEGVRTFVLDGDNVRQGLCRDLGFSASDRKENLRRIGEVGKLFADAGILTIAAFASPYRADRLMVRRMFGEGDYIEVYLKCRLEVCESRDPKGMYRKARCGEIQNFTGVSDPYEPPENPEILLETDTLSVGESVARILHFLQEKELIR
- a CDS encoding glycosyltransferase, which codes for MRTCYALARAGHRVKIITGRPAGHDDIFSYYGIAPVPEMEIVQVPMLRGKPFSWHAIFNYFSLLKILSLKKGAQAPDIIYLREIKLARFLLRFKKLLNLPFVIEVHDMKIKKFYDTCPEKDPNEHYVFRRADGIVVLLNTFADILRETYGIEGIPVAKVPLAAEKIPFRHAQSAQRIIGYIGQLYPMQGADILIEALRYIPEARLSIIGGGEKDLRRLRMLAAEIHVAERVDFHGFVSPRMAMEKAMKSDVMVICALDRGKRRYAAHTKLYEYMAMGKPIVAVDLPSVREEVTEGRDAILARPEDPKDLAEKISLVLDNRALAESLAIGAYTSADEFSWEKRAEKLSAFFLSVHADYRKK
- a CDS encoding sulfotransferase, with the translated sequence MLPVFISGHPRSGTTLLGAMLGAHPRCICTPESPFKARVFRNLGKKGSAKIDIATAFAMIRNSWRFRVWNLEIPPPVPGPEVGSYPDLILWLVKGYAEKAGKPDAHVWIDHTPANIEHADILTGLFPDAKFLHIVRDGRAVAASIMRLDWGANTIDRAAVSWVRKVSHYLAAESVLGHERIMQVKYEKLIRQPEQTLTDICRFAGIDFQDGMLRGTGFKVPAYTASQHSLLGKAPEVERIHAWEKDLTPRQVEIFESIGGNLLQSLGYSLRYGTAARKMNIAEHVVSGIEETIRGKIVNKLKRRRRIRKGIA